From the Nodularia sp. NIES-3585 genome, one window contains:
- a CDS encoding class I SAM-dependent methyltransferase, with product MTSNSALCQAIAYHISTSPQGRITFAEFMDMALYHPEHGYYSSHAVKIGFQGSDFFTSPHLGSDFGELLAEQFLQMWEILARPVPFSLVEMGAGQGLLAMHILNYSERHHPDFFAALDYVIVEKSPGFQQEQQQRLQDFPVRWRSLADIAPDSITGCFFSNELVDALPVHQFILEVGEMHEVYVTNGKDESKLFVEVTGELSTPQLQKYLDLVEIDLTARDYEDGYRSEINLAAGDWLSIVADRLHRGYVLTIDYGYPADRYYNPRRSQGSLKCYYNHRHHDNPYLNVGMQDITAHVDFTALERWGDRFNLQKIGFIQQGLFLMALGLGERISAISHQELPLSQLLQRREALHQLIDPTELGNFGVLVQSKGLHQAEIAQPLKGLTIPS from the coding sequence ATGACTTCCAATTCAGCATTGTGTCAAGCGATCGCCTATCATATTTCTACCAGTCCTCAAGGGCGAATTACTTTCGCTGAATTTATGGATATGGCTCTATATCACCCTGAACACGGTTACTATTCTAGTCATGCTGTGAAAATTGGATTTCAGGGTAGTGATTTTTTTACTTCGCCTCATCTCGGTAGTGATTTTGGTGAGTTACTGGCGGAACAATTTTTGCAGATGTGGGAGATTTTAGCCCGTCCTGTACCTTTTTCTTTGGTGGAAATGGGAGCCGGTCAAGGTTTACTGGCTATGCATATCCTCAATTACTCTGAGCGACATCATCCAGATTTTTTCGCGGCGCTGGATTATGTAATTGTGGAGAAGTCGCCAGGATTTCAGCAAGAACAGCAGCAACGTTTGCAAGATTTTCCTGTTCGTTGGCGTAGTTTAGCAGATATTGCCCCTGACTCGATAACTGGCTGCTTTTTTTCTAATGAATTGGTGGATGCTTTGCCTGTGCATCAGTTTATTTTAGAAGTTGGGGAAATGCACGAAGTTTATGTGACAAACGGGAAAGATGAGTCTAAGTTGTTTGTGGAAGTTACGGGAGAACTTTCTACACCGCAACTACAAAAATATTTGGATTTAGTAGAGATTGATTTAACTGCTCGTGATTATGAAGATGGCTATCGCAGCGAAATTAATTTGGCGGCTGGTGACTGGTTGAGTATTGTAGCCGACCGCTTGCATCGGGGGTATGTGTTAACTATTGATTATGGCTACCCGGCTGATCGTTATTATAATCCCAGGCGATCGCAAGGAAGTTTAAAGTGCTACTATAACCATCGCCACCACGATAACCCTTATCTCAACGTCGGGATGCAAGATATTACCGCCCATGTTGATTTTACGGCTTTGGAACGCTGGGGCGATCGCTTCAATTTACAAAAAATCGGCTTTATCCAGCAAGGTTTATTTTTAATGGCTTTGGGTTTAGGCGAGCGTATTTCTGCAATTTCTCACCAAGAATTACCCCTCTCACAACTTCTACAACGACGAGAAGCATTACACCAACTGATAGATCCTACAGAATTAGGTAACTTTGGAGTTTTAGTTCAAAGCAAAGGACTTCACCAGGCAGAAATAGCTCAACCGCTCAAAGGACTAACGATACCAAGCTAA
- a CDS encoding NAD(P)-dependent oxidoreductase: MKVAFLGTGLMGLPMAQRLLAANIELVAYNRTPEKLAPLQAAGAEIALHPRQAIRAADCIILMLTNAPAIYHVLLSDTSWRTLEGRTVIQMGTITPTDSQEIRDAVIGGGGEYIEAPVLGSIPEAKAGKLIVMVGAEPEQYQRHLKLLQNFGAEPLLVGPVGAAAGVKLALNQLIASLTTSFALSLAFVERQGIDVDLFMQILRESSLYAPTFDKKLQRMLDGNYTNPNFPTKHLLKDTDLFISEAKSLGLDLGSIEAVRQLVQTAVKMSFGNDDYSSIFSAINQWGEASGE, from the coding sequence ATGAAGGTGGCATTTCTGGGAACTGGACTCATGGGATTACCGATGGCTCAACGGTTGTTAGCAGCCAATATAGAGCTAGTAGCCTACAATCGCACCCCAGAAAAATTAGCCCCACTACAGGCAGCTGGTGCAGAAATTGCCCTACATCCCCGTCAAGCAATTCGTGCGGCTGATTGCATTATTCTGATGCTGACTAATGCCCCAGCAATTTATCATGTTTTGCTTTCGGATACTTCTTGGCGAACTCTAGAAGGGCGGACTGTGATTCAGATGGGGACGATTACTCCTACAGACAGCCAAGAAATTAGAGATGCCGTAATTGGTGGTGGTGGCGAGTATATAGAAGCTCCAGTATTAGGTAGTATTCCCGAAGCAAAGGCTGGCAAGCTGATTGTGATGGTAGGCGCTGAACCCGAACAATATCAACGCCATTTAAAATTACTGCAAAATTTTGGTGCAGAACCTTTACTTGTGGGGCCAGTAGGAGCTGCGGCGGGGGTGAAGTTGGCACTAAATCAACTTATTGCTTCCCTGACAACTAGCTTTGCTCTGAGTCTAGCCTTTGTGGAGCGTCAAGGTATTGATGTGGATTTATTTATGCAAATCCTGCGCGAAAGTTCACTTTATGCCCCTACTTTTGACAAAAAATTGCAGCGGATGTTGGATGGAAATTATACCAATCCCAACTTCCCCACAAAACATTTGCTCAAAGACACAGATTTGTTTATCTCAGAAGCTAAATCACTGGGTTTGGATCTTGGCAGTATTGAAGCTGTGCGACAACTCGTGCAAACAGCCGTGAAAATGTCATTTGGTAATGATGACTACTCATCAATATTTTCTGCCATTAATCAATGGGGAGAAGCGAGTGGGGAATGA
- a CDS encoding chlorophyll a/b-binding protein, producing METRETRSSTDLPPVALEYNGRDRNAFLFGWTPQAELWNGRFAMIGFLAYLLWDLAGYSVLRDVLHLIGY from the coding sequence ATGGAAACTCGAGAAACTCGCTCTTCCACTGACTTACCACCAGTTGCGTTGGAATACAATGGTAGAGATCGCAACGCGTTTTTGTTTGGATGGACTCCTCAAGCCGAACTCTGGAACGGTCGGTTTGCAATGATTGGCTTCTTAGCCTATTTACTGTGGGATTTAGCTGGATATAGTGTTCTGCGGGACGTGCTACATCTCATTGGTTATTAA
- a CDS encoding chlorophyll a/b-binding protein, with protein METKETRPSTDLPPVAKAYNGVDRNAFLFGLNPQAELWNGRLAMIGFLAYLLWDLAGYSVVRDVLHLIRY; from the coding sequence ATGGAAACTAAAGAAACTCGCCCTTCCACTGACTTACCACCAGTTGCTAAAGCTTATAACGGTGTGGACCGCAACGCATTTCTGTTTGGTCTTAACCCTCAAGCCGAACTATGGAATGGTCGGCTAGCAATGATTGGCTTTCTGGCATATTTACTTTGGGACTTAGCGGGATATAGTGTCGTTAGAGACGTACTCCACCTCATTAGGTATTAG
- a CDS encoding SLC13 family permease, producing MENWQAVFSFFIFISVIFLVITEWVHLTIAAFLGALLLVFANVMTLPEAITYISKSHGTLGLFFGVMVFVRAFESTKIFDYLATQIVLLAKGEGKRLLLSIVGIVTPICAVLPNATTVMLLAPLIPPIAQELGINFVPLLILMVLVANSAGLLTLVGDPATFIVGDAVNISFIDYLWNLSLGGVIAVGVVILSLPILFRKIWNTKLDTLSELPQIQINHPQVLTVGAVIVALVLIFFVIGESLPIPISPAAAALLGAALALLLSHHSKIDSVKNILRDVDWSTLIFFMSIFVLIGALEKTGVINALSGIFSTILGKNIFLGSLVLLFFVGILSSLVPNIPLVVGMVPLLKQYLVTVGLAPPEVLAPDFLGEFPPEVLPLFYAMMFGATLGGNGTLVGASSNIVAAGISEQHGRRISFKTFLRYGIPVMLVQLVALGLYVMIRFLF from the coding sequence GTGGAAAATTGGCAAGCAGTTTTCAGTTTTTTCATCTTTATCAGTGTAATTTTCTTGGTCATAACGGAATGGGTGCATCTAACTATTGCTGCCTTCCTAGGAGCATTATTATTAGTTTTTGCTAACGTCATGACTTTACCAGAAGCCATTACTTACATCAGTAAAAGTCATGGGACACTGGGGTTATTTTTCGGAGTTATGGTATTTGTCCGGGCATTTGAGTCTACCAAAATTTTTGATTACTTAGCTACTCAAATAGTTCTGTTAGCTAAAGGCGAAGGTAAGCGTCTATTACTTAGTATTGTGGGAATTGTCACTCCCATTTGTGCAGTTTTACCCAATGCTACAACAGTGATGCTGTTAGCACCGTTAATTCCACCAATCGCTCAAGAATTAGGCATCAATTTTGTCCCTTTATTAATTTTAATGGTCTTAGTTGCTAATAGTGCTGGACTGCTAACATTAGTTGGTGATCCTGCTACCTTTATTGTGGGAGATGCAGTTAACATCAGCTTCATAGATTATTTATGGAACTTAAGTTTAGGGGGAGTAATTGCCGTTGGCGTGGTGATATTATCACTACCCATTTTATTCCGAAAGATTTGGAATACTAAACTAGATACTTTGTCAGAACTTCCACAGATACAAATCAATCATCCACAAGTTCTCACCGTGGGTGCAGTGATTGTAGCTTTAGTTTTAATCTTTTTTGTCATTGGTGAATCTTTGCCCATACCTATTTCACCTGCGGCGGCGGCTTTATTAGGTGCGGCTTTAGCTTTGCTACTGTCTCACCATAGCAAAATTGATTCTGTAAAGAATATTTTGCGAGATGTAGACTGGAGTACATTAATATTTTTTATGAGTATTTTTGTGCTAATTGGGGCGTTGGAAAAAACAGGTGTCATTAATGCTTTATCAGGAATATTTTCGACAATTTTGGGTAAAAATATTTTCCTGGGTTCTTTAGTTTTGTTATTTTTTGTGGGGATACTATCAAGCCTAGTACCTAATATTCCATTAGTAGTCGGGATGGTTCCTTTACTTAAACAATATCTCGTTACTGTCGGATTAGCACCTCCAGAAGTTTTAGCACCAGATTTTCTGGGCGAGTTCCCTCCAGAAGTGCTACCACTATTTTATGCCATGATGTTTGGTGCGACTTTAGGAGGAAATGGCACATTAGTGGGAGCATCTTCTAATATCGTAGCCGCAGGTATTTCTGAGCAACACGGTCGCCGCATTTCCTTTAAAACTTTTCTTCGTTATGGTATTCCCGTGATGCTTGTGCAACTTGTGGCGTTAGGATTGTATGTGATGATTCGTTTTCTCTTTTAA
- a CDS encoding universal stress protein, which yields MLVRLQSAIGRDDLIEQMVLLPEPKKPFAPEIEAVNFIVAYDASPNSHTALDLAFCIAHQTCLATNAHVRVQAVYVVDNNHQNQYPNLSSFAKSLPILECAVSAVSESAIPVLPQSKLRGITQCLPEKCIVPLQEADRIIWQARSLAEEWQGSFKSHLRFGSIAQELKKVVELEAADILFLGCKSVNHPMIPRLGSNFPCAVLGIPNCIDQ from the coding sequence ATGTTAGTGCGACTGCAAAGCGCTATAGGTCGTGATGACTTAATTGAGCAAATGGTATTATTACCAGAGCCAAAAAAACCGTTTGCTCCAGAAATTGAAGCTGTCAATTTCATCGTTGCTTATGATGCTTCACCTAATAGCCATACTGCACTAGATTTAGCCTTCTGTATTGCCCATCAAACCTGTTTAGCTACAAATGCACACGTGAGAGTGCAAGCAGTTTATGTAGTAGACAACAATCATCAAAATCAGTACCCAAATTTGTCAAGTTTTGCTAAATCTCTGCCGATTTTAGAATGTGCGGTAAGTGCAGTATCAGAATCTGCTATACCCGTATTACCACAATCAAAATTAAGAGGAATCACACAATGTTTACCAGAAAAATGCATTGTTCCTCTCCAGGAAGCTGACAGAATTATTTGGCAAGCACGAAGCCTAGCTGAAGAATGGCAAGGTTCATTTAAATCTCATCTGCGGTTCGGCTCCATTGCTCAAGAACTGAAAAAAGTTGTGGAATTGGAAGCTGCTGATATCTTGTTTTTGGGATGTAAATCTGTTAATCATCCTATGATTCCAAGACTAGGTTCTAATTTTCCCTGTGCAGTTTTGGGTATACCCAATTGTATTGATCAATAA
- a CDS encoding sensor histidine kinase: MDFSLLLAENTDAILKKWVAAVLKDRKIESAEDLPYTAIQNDLPDVLDAMVTVLSKSEGNDIQSIVTASWHHGILRAKQGFDPGEITHEYHLLRMVIFDTLQADLLKGTPSEIIRSMRLIDAVIDEAIAQCVNSYIEERLQEFKQLYSSLVLHNQQLNRLVVANQDHISQLAHDLKHPLSSIIGYSDLFLRQQRKKPELKDNYANIEHIERVLRNGRQLLRLINDVLEISRFDAGQIQLKPALINVRELIDNVCEMLQPLVDEKKLTLVVDYDSIPQKVVTDEYQLQQIMTNLVSNAIRYTDSGTISIQCELLDNNQWSIAVSDTGIGITPENQNQIFKPYFRASSGSRSYLPDSTGLGLAIVSRLVKLLQGKIDLVSEVEVGSTFTVTMPLELE, from the coding sequence ATGGATTTTAGTCTGTTATTGGCTGAAAATACTGATGCCATTCTGAAAAAATGGGTTGCCGCAGTTCTTAAAGATAGGAAAATTGAAAGTGCCGAAGATTTACCTTATACAGCAATCCAAAATGATCTTCCTGATGTGTTAGACGCAATGGTAACCGTGCTATCAAAGTCTGAGGGTAATGATATTCAGTCGATAGTTACTGCCAGTTGGCATCATGGAATCCTGCGGGCTAAACAGGGCTTTGATCCAGGAGAAATTACTCATGAATATCATCTACTCAGAATGGTAATATTTGATACGCTTCAAGCCGATTTATTGAAGGGAACACCTTCAGAAATTATCCGTTCTATGCGTTTGATTGATGCTGTCATAGACGAAGCGATCGCTCAGTGTGTTAATAGTTATATTGAAGAACGCTTACAGGAATTCAAGCAGTTATATTCATCATTAGTGCTGCATAATCAGCAACTCAATCGCTTGGTTGTTGCCAATCAAGATCATATTTCTCAACTCGCCCATGATCTGAAACATCCCTTAAGTTCGATTATTGGGTACTCAGATTTATTTTTACGCCAACAGCGAAAAAAGCCGGAATTAAAAGACAACTACGCCAATATTGAACATATTGAGCGCGTATTACGCAATGGTAGACAATTACTTCGTTTGATTAACGACGTTCTGGAAATTTCGCGTTTTGATGCAGGTCAAATACAACTAAAACCAGCACTCATTAATGTACGTGAGTTAATCGACAATGTGTGTGAAATGTTGCAGCCTTTAGTGGATGAAAAAAAATTAACACTGGTAGTGGATTACGATAGTATTCCTCAAAAAGTAGTCACAGATGAATATCAACTACAACAGATTATGACCAATCTGGTTAGTAATGCGATTCGATATACCGATTCGGGGACTATTAGTATACAATGTGAATTACTAGATAATAATCAGTGGTCAATCGCAGTTTCCGATACGGGAATTGGAATTACGCCAGAAAACCAAAACCAAATATTTAAACCCTATTTTCGCGCTAGTTCTGGTAGTCGGTCTTATCTTCCCGATAGTACTGGGTTGGGACTAGCTATAGTTTCTCGTTTAGTAAAATTATTGCAAGGTAAAATTGATTTAGTTTCTGAAGTAGAAGTTGGTTCTACTTTCACAGTAACTATGCCTTTAGAACTGGAATAA